TTTATACAATGAGTTTTCAAAAACATTCCTAATTCTCATTCTAAATATTTCATATCTATTGTTATTTTTGTTTTTCATTTAAATAAAAGTACCATGTTAAAAGGATCTTTCAGACAATATTCTTCCTTTGCTCAATTAATTTTAAGTTTAATTATTGTGTTAGGATCTTTCTTGCTTACTATGTTTGCGGGAACTGTTTTGGCTTATTTTATTTACGGTGTAAATATTTTTACCGACACTCAATCTGTTGATATTTATAATGATACGGTAAATATTTCGCTTCTTAAATTTTATCAATCGGTATATTCAATTGGTATGTTTATTATACCACCATTTATTATTGCCTATTTGCTTCATCATAAGGTAAAAGAGTATTTGTATTTACAGCAAAAAACCAAATTAAGAAATATTATTTTAGCTACAATTATCATAGTTGTGTCGCTTCCAATGATTAATTTTTTAGCCGAAATTAATTCTCACTTACATTTACCCGATTTTATGCTGCCAATCGAGAACTGGATGAAAGATAGTGAGGAGCAAGCTAAAGTAGTAATTGAGAAATTTTTAGTAATGAAATCTTTACCCGATTTATTGGTAAATCTTTTGGTAATTGCTGTTATTCCGGCATTAGGTGAAGAGCTTTTATTTAGAGGTGTTATTCAGGGAATTTTTTCTAAAATTACCAAAAATGTTCATTGGGGAATTGTAATTACAGCCTTTTTATTTGCCGCTTTACACATGCAATTTTTTGGCCTTTTACCGCGAATGGTAATGGGTATTCTTTTTGGATATCTTTTAATTTGGTCTAAAAGTTTGTGGGTGCCAATTATTGCTCATTTAGTGAATAACGGACTGGCAGTTTTGGCAAAATATTTTATAGGCAATGGCAATTTACCTAAAGAGATAGAAACGGTTGGAGCAAACGATAACTTTTTTGTACCAGGAATCTTGTCTATTATTTTTGTGTTAATTCTGATGACTTATTTCTTTAGAACTTGTAAAAGGCAAAATTAAACTGTCTTTTTTTGCTTGTTCAATCTGTTCTAACCTTTCTCGTTCTCCTTTTCTCCAAATGTAAATTATACCATATTCACTACATTTTTCACGTTTAATTTCATCAGAAAATTTTTCAAATTTTTGTTCTACTTCATTCCAAAGTTCCAAAATAAGTTTATCAGCATCAGCACGAAATTCGGCAACTTTTTCTGAAAATCTATGGGTGTTATTCTGCAGTGTTTTTTGGAAGTCGAAAGCCTCTTTAAAATTCTCGACATTAACTCTTACCAAAGCAATAGAAGGGCTATAAATTGGATTACCACCCATTCTGGTGCGTTCCTGTTCTCCTTTAATTAATTTATCGCCCCATTCAGTTACTTTTATATCTTTAAGTAAAGATGGAGTTGCTTTCGAAGATTTCTTTAAACCATAAAATTCTCTTACTTCTGGCTTTAGTTCACCTCTTATAATCGTAAAATTTAATACCTGAATAAAGTGTGAAATGTATAATTTGGCTTTTCTAAGTTTTTCGTTGTAGTCTTTACTTTTACTCGATTGCTGACTTAATGCCTGTTTGTAGTTTCTTATTGCTAGTTCGTAATGGGGCACAAAAGTTTCAATTCTTTGATACAAAGAATAAGAATAAGCAAGATCGAAACGATTTACTCTCATGCTTATGCTTAAAGCGGCTTTTAAGGCACGCAAACGTGCTGCATCTGTATTTGGTAATCGGCGGTATGGCATTAAAAAAAAATAGTAATTTTTATTTTAAAGAAATACGAAGATAATAAATTTACAGGATTCTATTTTACCGTTCGCATAAGATTTAGCACAGCCTAAAATAATTTTACTAACAACATAAAAATTATGCTATATTTGCATTTATAATACATAAAAATTATGCATAAGATATTATTTGCCCTCATACTTATATTATTTCCAGTTGTTTGTGTAGCTCAAAACGATACAATTGTTTATTTTAAAAATCATAAACCATTACCAACGAAAGAAGGTGCAGACTTTCGTGTTACTGTAAAGAAAAAAAATAATAAAACTTCGATTATGGTCGAAGATATATATAGTAATGGAGAGTGGGAAAATCTAGTTAATCGCAGCATTAAATTAAAGGATGATAATTCATATCTTGTTAAATATGAGAATAAATCCTTTACTCGAAAATTTAATAAAATTACTGGTGGATATTTGGTTGAAGATTACAATTACAAGGGTGAACTATGGAAAAAGGGTATTGCTACTAATTTATTTCCTTTAATTAAGCATGGACAATGGACTAGTTATACCGATGATATTATTACAGAAGTTAATTCATATAAGAATGGTGTTTTAATTAAATCGTTTATTACCGATAATAAAAAGCATTATTGGCCTAATAATACTTATGCTAATGCAGATACTTTAGCTCGATATAAGGAAAGTCTGCTCGATTTATCAAAAGATATAGTCAGGTTTGTAAAATATCCCGAATCTTGTGCTAAAAAAGGAATTGGAGGATGTGTTTTGATTCTTTTTGCAATATCTGAACAAGGAGAGCCTTGCGATATTAGTATTTTTAGAGGTGTTCATTCAGAATTAAATAAAGCTGCGGCTATGGCAGTGCAACAATGTAAAGCTTGGAAACCTGCAATAAAAAATGGATTACCCGTAAAATTATATACAATTGTTCCTGTCAATTTTAAATTGAATTAGTAAAAAATATTACAGATAAAGCTTATTATAAAAATTAGCATTCTATAAATACTAATGTTGCATAAATTAAAATGAAGCTTCTAATTATATGCGGCTAATTCTTGCTTTCTTATGTAGAACAATTCTACACATTTGTCCATTCTTTTCTACAAATTTATTTCATACTGAAATTTTTATACCCCAAAATATTCCGGTTGTTGTGTGTTAACTATCAAAACCGCAATTGATTAGGTGTGGCGTGATAAAATTCATAGTCCAAATTTTTAGTACGGTATTCTTATTGTACCAATACAAAATGTCAATTAAATATTGAGTACTAAGTCTAAAGCTATTGATACATTATCAGTAGTAATTTACAATTTAGATTATTATCAACTAAAATTTAGGAATATGAAAAGAAACATTATTGTTGTTGGTATGTTGCTGTTTTTTTCAGCAGCAATTTGGAGTTGTTCCGATTCAGACAGCCCAAAAACACAGGATCAGGATCAAAATTTAGAACAATCACTAGAACTTAAAACAAAAACACTGAGCGAAGCAGTTGGAGAAATAACAGCATCGCCAGGTTTTGAGTTAATTACTATGAGTGGAAGTACTAAAGAAGGAACAGAAGAAGAATCTGATGATAGATTTTCTTTTACTCGCGAAATTTCTTTAGAAGATATTCAGGGGATTTATGAATATACTGCTGCTGGAAATGAGGAGGCTACAGAAACAAAAATGTATAGACAACATGTTTTCGAAAAAACAGGAGATAGCGAATTATTTATCATCCATTTACCTCAGGAAAAAGCTACGAAACCATGGAAATTATACATGGAAGAAGAAGGTGATGCCGAATTAGATAATGATTTTGAAGTTAGTACTTCTCAATATCATTCATCAACCCTTATGAATAATGAAGGATTTAAATTCGATTATTTGTTAGATGCTGATATTACGATTGAAGAAGAGCCTGCTGGTGAAATTTTTGTGGACTGGAATATGAATAAGGCTGTTGACAAAAATTTTGAATATGTTTCGGAATTTGGCTTTGCCAATGGATATTCTGTGGGGCATAAATTTATGTTTGGCGATACTACCGAGTTTGCTTATAGTTTAAAAATGGGCGAAGAGGTTTTATACATGGAGGAAGTTGAGTATGTAAGATCTAATAACGAATTTGGTGCGCAATATGAATATGCCTTAACTATAGGTGATATAAAAATTGTTAAAAATTCAGACAGCGACGAATATCTTGTATACCGCGGTGGTGAACTTCAAGAAGATGCAATAATTGAAATTATAGATGACACTACAGTATCCGATGGAGAAAACGAAGGTGAAGAGCAAGCAGATGGAGCATTTTGCAGACGAGCTTTCGATATAAAAATTACTTTTGCCGATGAAACAAGTGTAATATTATCTGACTTAATTGGAGAAGAAACTTTGGCGCAATTGGATAAAATATATAGCTCTATGTATGATATGTATTTTGTTAAAACTTTGGTTGATATTGTAGCTACAGAAGCTTACCAAATTAATATGGATGATAATTCGGATAATGAGGATAATTCGGAAGAATAATAGGTAAGAAAAAGATGTAATAGAATCCGACCTTTGGGTCGGATTTTTTTGTTCTTATCCATTTAAGTACTACTATGAAATCGATTTATTTAAGTATAGGCTTTGTTTTATTGAGTTTATTTGTAAAATCACAAGTAATAAAGTGTGCTTGCCAAAACGGAAAAGCCAGTTATTACTCAGATTATTTGGAAGGGCATAAAACAGCATCGGGAGAAATATTTCATCAAAACAAGTTTACTGCAGCTCATCCAAGCCTTTCTTTTGGCACTTGGGTAAAAGTGCTTAATTTAACTAATAAAAAGTCTGTAATCGTCCGTATTAACGATCGTGGTCCATTTGTTAAAGCACGTATTATCGATTTATCAAAATCAGCAGCAAAACACATGGGAAATATTAATAAAGGGGTATTTATGGTTTCCATTCAAGTGCATAAAAAGGATACCTGCTACATTTCCATAGATAAGAAGCGAATTCAACGCTTAGAATATCAAATTAATATTTAATTAAGATAGAGGATACCTGTTTGGTGAAATGATCTGTAATTGCAAAAAAAGAGCGTTACCCTAAGGCAACGCTCTCGATATTTGGATTTCAGTCTAAATTAATCCTTAATTTTAGCTGCTAAGAACTCACGGTTCAAACGAGCAATGTTAGCAATAGAAATTCCCTTAGGACATTCTACTTCACAAGCTCCAGTATTGGTACAGTTACCAAATCCCATTTCATCCATTTTTGCAACCATGTTTTTAGCACGGCGAGCAGCTTCAATACGACCTTGAGGAAGTTTTGCAAGGTGAGATACCTTAGCAGA
This genomic interval from uncultured Marinifilum sp. contains the following:
- a CDS encoding CPBP family intramembrane glutamic endopeptidase, with product MLKGSFRQYSSFAQLILSLIIVLGSFLLTMFAGTVLAYFIYGVNIFTDTQSVDIYNDTVNISLLKFYQSVYSIGMFIIPPFIIAYLLHHKVKEYLYLQQKTKLRNIILATIIIVVSLPMINFLAEINSHLHLPDFMLPIENWMKDSEEQAKVVIEKFLVMKSLPDLLVNLLVIAVIPALGEELLFRGVIQGIFSKITKNVHWGIVITAFLFAALHMQFFGLLPRMVMGILFGYLLIWSKSLWVPIIAHLVNNGLAVLAKYFIGNGNLPKEIETVGANDNFFVPGILSIIFVLILMTYFFRTCKRQN
- a CDS encoding energy transducer TonB, which translates into the protein MHKILFALILILFPVVCVAQNDTIVYFKNHKPLPTKEGADFRVTVKKKNNKTSIMVEDIYSNGEWENLVNRSIKLKDDNSYLVKYENKSFTRKFNKITGGYLVEDYNYKGELWKKGIATNLFPLIKHGQWTSYTDDIITEVNSYKNGVLIKSFITDNKKHYWPNNTYANADTLARYKESLLDLSKDIVRFVKYPESCAKKGIGGCVLILFAISEQGEPCDISIFRGVHSELNKAAAMAVQQCKAWKPAIKNGLPVKLYTIVPVNFKLN
- a CDS encoding septal ring lytic transglycosylase RlpA family protein yields the protein MKSIYLSIGFVLLSLFVKSQVIKCACQNGKASYYSDYLEGHKTASGEIFHQNKFTAAHPSLSFGTWVKVLNLTNKKSVIVRINDRGPFVKARIIDLSKSAAKHMGNINKGVFMVSIQVHKKDTCYISIDKKRIQRLEYQINI